From the genome of Bombyx mori chromosome 16, ASM3026992v2, one region includes:
- the LOC751839 gene encoding Arp2/3 complex subunit (The RefSeq protein aligns at 98% coverage compared to this genomic sequence), translated as MPAYHSTLTDYSQTVGNLAILPLRTSFRGPAPTSSDIELDIIDEALNYFKANVFFRFYEIKSDADRVLIYLTLYVSECLKRLQKCSSKNQGQQEMYMLAISKFDIPGEPGFPLNSVYARPTSQQESDLMRQYLQQLRHETGTRVCEKVFATEDGKPSKWWLCFSRRKFMDKSLSGPGQ; from the exons GCCTACCATTCAACGTTAACTGACTACAGTCAAACAGTTGGGAATCTTGCAATCTTACCACTTCGAACTTCGTTCAGAGGCCCCGCCCCAACGAGCTCCGATATTGAGTTGGATATAATAGATGAAGCGCTGAACTATTTTAAagcaaatgtattttttagattttatgaaataaag TCTGATGCTGACAGAGTTTTAATTTACCTAACATTATATGTATCGGAATGTCTCAAAAGACTGCAGAAGTGTTCCAGCAAAAATCAAGGTCAACAAGAGATGTACATGTTGGCTATATCCAAGTTTGACATTCCTGGGGAACCAGGTTTCCCGCTCAACTCCGTATATGCCAGGCCTACCAGTCAGCAAGAATCTG ATTTAATGAGGCAGTATTTACAACAATTGAGACATGAGACTGGGACAAGAGTGTGCGAGAaa GTATTTGCCACTGAAGATGGAAAACCAAGCAAGTGGTGGCTCTGCTTTTCCAGAAGGAAATTCATGGATAAATCTTTGTCTGGCCCTGgacagtaa